Proteins from a genomic interval of Pseudodesulfovibrio nedwellii:
- the rpsU gene encoding 30S ribosomal protein S21 has product MPGVYFDDNDNFDISLRRFKKQVEKAGILSELKKRQHYEKPSVQKKKKKAAAKKRLAKKMRKMRNM; this is encoded by the coding sequence TTGCCGGGTGTTTACTTTGACGATAATGACAATTTCGACATCTCTCTGCGTCGCTTCAAGAAGCAGGTAGAGAAGGCCGGGATCTTGTCCGAGCTGAAAAAACGTCAGCACTACGAAAAGCCCAGCGTGCAGAAGAAGAAAAAGAAAGCTGCCGCTAAGAAAAGGCTTGCAAAAAAAATGCGCAAAATGCGTAATATGTAG
- a CDS encoding GatB/YqeY domain-containing protein, which produces MSLSQQIDKDYIEAYKAKSTVKVAVLRHLKTAIKNRMVEERSDGLPDDVVLDLIAKQVKQRKDSFDQYTKAGRDDLAKIEAEELVALDSYLPQSLSDEELEVAIEKAIADLGASSMADMGKVMQAVLGAHKGQVDGKKASGLVKSKLS; this is translated from the coding sequence ATGAGTCTGTCACAACAAATAGACAAAGACTACATCGAGGCCTACAAGGCTAAATCGACGGTAAAAGTGGCCGTCTTGAGACACCTCAAGACGGCCATTAAAAACCGCATGGTCGAAGAAAGGTCCGATGGTCTTCCCGACGATGTCGTTCTTGATCTCATTGCTAAGCAGGTCAAGCAACGCAAGGATTCCTTTGATCAATACACCAAGGCTGGCAGAGATGATTTGGCTAAGATTGAGGCCGAAGAACTTGTCGCCCTGGATTCGTATCTCCCCCAATCATTGTCCGATGAAGAGTTGGAAGTAGCTATTGAGAAGGCCATTGCCGATCTCGGAGCCTCTTCCATGGCCGATATGGGCAAGGTGATGCAAGCTGTTCTCGGCGCGCACAAGGGGCAGGTTGACGGCAAAAAAGCTAGCGGACTGGTCAAATCCAAGCTTTCCTAA
- a CDS encoding HU family DNA-binding protein gives MTKAELVVKIAEKANLTKANAERALNAFLDTVEGTLVKDGKLTLTGFGTFVVEERKARVGRNPRTGAEIKIPATKVVKFRPGKILKDAVK, from the coding sequence ATGACAAAGGCTGAATTGGTTGTCAAAATCGCGGAGAAGGCGAACCTGACCAAAGCGAATGCAGAGCGCGCTCTGAATGCTTTTCTGGATACCGTCGAAGGTACCTTGGTCAAAGATGGCAAGCTGACACTGACTGGTTTCGGCACTTTCGTTGTGGAAGAACGTAAAGCTCGTGTTGGCCGTAATCCCCGCACTGGCGCTGAAATCAAGATCCCGGCCACCAAGGTCGTCAAATTCCGTCCCGGTAAGATCCTCAAGGACGCCGTTAAATAA